Proteins from a genomic interval of Clostridium sp. M62/1:
- the upp gene encoding uracil phosphoribosyltransferase: MENVTIFDHPLIQHKISILRNKDTGTNEFRSLIEEIAMLMGYEALRDLPLEDVEVETPIEKCMTPMLAGKKLAIVPILRAGLGMVNGILALVPSAKVGHIGLYRDEVTHEPHEYYCKLPDPIDQRIIVVTDPMLATGGSAVEAVDFIKQHGGKSIKFMAIIAAPEGLKRLHEAHPDVQIYVGHVDRCLNENAYICPGLGDAGDRIFGTK; encoded by the coding sequence ATGGAAAATGTTACAATTTTTGATCACCCTCTGATCCAGCACAAGATTTCCATATTAAGAAACAAAGACACAGGAACGAACGAGTTCCGCTCTCTCATTGAGGAGATTGCCATGCTCATGGGCTACGAGGCTCTCCGGGATCTGCCTCTCGAGGATGTGGAGGTGGAGACACCGATTGAGAAATGCATGACTCCCATGCTGGCCGGCAAGAAGCTGGCCATTGTCCCCATTCTTAGGGCCGGCCTTGGAATGGTAAACGGCATTCTGGCCCTCGTTCCCTCCGCCAAGGTGGGACACATCGGCCTTTACCGCGATGAGGTTACCCACGAGCCTCACGAGTACTACTGTAAGCTTCCAGACCCCATTGACCAGAGAATCATCGTGGTTACCGATCCGATGCTGGCCACGGGAGGCTCTGCGGTGGAGGCTGTGGATTTTATCAAGCAGCACGGCGGAAAGAGCATTAAATTTATGGCCATTATCGCCGCCCCTGAGGGCTTAAAGCGCCTGCACGAAGCCCATCCTGATGTTCAGATCTATGTGGGCCATGTGGATCGCTGCCTGAATGAAAATGCCTACATCTGTCCGGGACTGGGAGATGCAGGCGACCGGATTTTCGGAACAAAATAG